The Phaeodactylum tricornutum CCAP 1055/1 chromosome 8, whole genome shotgun sequence genome has a window encoding:
- a CDS encoding predicted protein has product MGTIFGKQTVAEPAFEVLYRQTQQAYEIRRYATRFAASTSTDANSDSAPFNALARYIGVFGTPENQGRTAISMTAPVVKEESSGSSQPEAMAMTAPVVKTPSDPNGEAGMVMKFILPAAYDSMEKIPQPTNPRVHIEEIPPAVGAVHRYSGSFDDTVSRNKARWLAQQLREDGVDITEDYAVEHYQFWGYNPPFTLPMFRRNEVWIELDATQVDQIVNGKGGAASSTSAVN; this is encoded by the coding sequence ATGGGAACGATTTTTGGCAAACAGACTGTAGCGGAGCCCGCCTTTGAGGTGTTGTATCGGCAGACGCAGCAGGCTTACGAAATCCGGCGGTACGCGACGCGTTTTGCGGCGTCCACTTCAACGGATGCGAACTCGGACAGTGCTCCCTTCAACGCTCTCGCTCGCTACATCGGAGTCTTTGGGACACCGGAGAATCAAGGCCGGACGGCGATTAGTATGACCGCTCCCGTGGTCAAGGAAGAATCATCGGGTTCATCACAACCAGAGGCCATGGCTATGACGGCGCCCGTCGTCAAGACGCCGTCCGATCCGAATGGCGAGGCTGGAATGGTGATGAAGTTTATTCTTCCGGCGGCGTACGACTCCATGGAGAAGATTCCGCAACCCACCAATCCACGCGTGCATATTGAGGAAATTCCTCCTGCGGTGGGAGCCGTGCACCGGTACTCGGGTAGTTTCGATGACACCGTCTCGAGGAACAAAGCCCGATGGTTGGCGCAGCAATTGCGAGAGGATGGGGTGGATATTACCGAAGATTACGCCGTCGAGCACTATCAGTTTTGGGGATACAATCCACCGTTTACGCTACCCATGTTCCGTCGCAACGAAGTATGGATTGAATTGGACGCGACGCAGGTTGATCAGATTGTGAACGGCAAGGGAGGTGCGGCGAGTTCTACGTCGGCCGTCAACTAA
- a CDS encoding predicted protein yields the protein MTEVAAARNNNLVAESDLDAALHAVDRHLHNHGRVGKGTLDETTRLALQASLHAHIQRIVQPVTDEAFHLYVHRNTLAVDQDTTTTVTGTTDTTCSTATGTTIDTTTRTIPRHDPYGFAESELLDVEALERVQALRTQVRDEAARIHALQISVLERAAQLASRQTQLQHCVPLAVSNHAFADTNQDERVDKIRVMQQALTTMQQALQQTQQALPTHHTSLQTTIAAIELDMDKQNRHGLSQTELAITQREKDTDMDSAAVHPQALLDLPPMTRLANFLRD from the coding sequence ATGACGGAAGTCGCCGCTGCacgcaacaacaatttgGTCGCCGAGTCTGATTTGGACGCCGCCTTGCACGCGGTGGATCGTCACCTTCACAATCACGGACGTGTTGGTAAAGGGACCTTGGACGAAACCACGCGACTCGCCTTACAGGCTAGTCTCCACGCCCATATTCAACGCATCGTGCAACCCGTCACCGACGAAGCCTTTCATCTCTACGTGCACCGCAACACTCTTGCCGTAGACCAAgatactactactactgttACCGGTACTACTGACACTACTTGTAGTACTGCTACCGGTACAACGATAGATACCACAACCAGGACGATACCCCGCCATGATCCGTACGGCTTTGCGGAATCCGAACTCCTCGAcgtcgaagccttggaaCGCGTACAGGCTTTGCGTACGCAAGTTCGCGACGAAGCGGCCCGCATCCACGCGTTGCAAATCTCCGTCCTCGAACGCGCCGCACAGTTGGCCAGTCGTCAAACGCAACTCCAACACTGCGTACCCCTCGCAGTGTCCAACCATGCGTTCGCTGACACGAATCAGGATGAACGCGTCGACAAAATTCGTGTCATGCAACAAGCCTTGACTACCATGCAACAGGCTTTGCAACAAACGCAACAAGCCTTGCCAACACACCATACCAGCTTGCAAACGACGATTGCCGCGATTGAGCTCGACATGGACAAACAAAACCGGCACGGACTGTCGCAAACCGAACTCGCCATTACGCAACGAGAAAAGGATACCGATATGGACTCGGCGGCGGTCCATCCACAGGCGCTGCTGGACCTACCGCCCATGACGCGGCTCGCCAACTTCTTGCGCGACTAG
- a CDS encoding predicted protein, translated as MRFEAGNTDSITKELHALNQCGPSRNIAKKRVIYTKEPFDQNLKSFVKLYAKNHSNMGEKNGYVNIPVLVSNKMSGKDHIVDKYYKDIRRIYHFEKSCCVDVPDPDESVFHFRNFVSENEELQFRAGHEELVPEQVANELFAHLNPGDKVAITSRYPNHFRTSMIVDAFKKREIQVRVIEPRSGVADFCFLMHAQKELVGTARSSFLMWAGLLGNATRSSNPAFFLSATMQTQV; from the exons ATGCGCTTTGAGGCAGGCAATACTGACTCCATCACTAAAGAGTTACACGCTTTGAACCAATGTGGGCCAAGCAGAAATATTGCCAAAAAGAGAGTTATCTACACAAAGGAACCATTTGACCAAAATCTAAAATCTTTTGTGAAGCTATATGCCAAAAATCACAGCAACATGGGCGAAAAGAATGGCTACGTGAATATCCCTGTTTTGGTAAGCAACAAAATGAGCGGTAAAGACCATATTGTGGATAAGTACTACAAAGACATTCGCAGAATTTACCACTTTGAAAAAAGCTGCTGTGTTGATGTCCCCGACCCAGATGAATCCGTTTTT CACTTTCGCAATTTTGTCAGTGAGAACGAAGAACTACAATTTCGTGCAGGTCACGAAGAGCTCGTTCCTGAGCAAGTGGCAAATGAGTTGTTTGCCCATCTCAATCCTGGCGACAAAGTAGCCATAACCTCACGCTATCCCAATCATTTTCGAACAAGCATGATTGTGGATGCTTTCAAGAAGCGAGAGATTCAGGTTCGAGTCATAGAGCCACGTTCCGGGGTGGCggacttttgcttcttgatgCATGCCCAAAAAGAACTAGTTGGTACGGCCAGATCTTCGTTTTTGATGTGGGCTGGTCTCCTTGGAAACGCCACAAGG AGCTCAAATCCCGCTTTCTTTTTGAGCGCTACAATGCAAACTCAAGTATAG
- a CDS encoding predicted protein: MGVRSFGSLVRLVGISLSALVLATLGKFQSEYALLNVDEMLANVLQRQSSSSETWSNVDTEAEVNLTVGAALPPSTENVVEKAAPANKSIQVSPSSVPDHAFPSTVPASINNDDSMQKRKKGMYSNARTDRSGSVIQDMLAAHSYAFHHNMTYPGACWTDSKAPNQARIKTNKQLFAAIGLEDELTYACPTNISDIVKRGRYANVDRRWSREWLAFIRSRVKYPEKNVSAGHQTAVHIRRGDVIPCPKNGLLKRYRYLPNSYYHAVIDTYVPSNSTVTIYSEEESYEPWDNFRQYNLRLSASLVDTWRDMMMAGTLILSRSTFSLVPALLNRHGTVWYAPFGTPKVDGWEVVPDNITAMADRDSAKLRKKDACVAK; the protein is encoded by the coding sequence ATGGGTGTACGCTCGTTTGGATCGCTGGTGCGGTTGGTAGGTATAAGCTTGTCGGCGTTGGTCTTGGCGACTCTCGGAAAGTTTCAGAGCGAGTACGCGCTTCTAAATGTTGATGAGATGCTCGCCAATGTGTTGCAGCGacagtcgtcgtcgtcggaaacgTGGAGCAATGTAGATACAGAGGCCGAAGTCAATCTGACAGTAGGCGCTGCCCTACCTCCTTCGACAGAAAATGTCGTAGAGAAAGCAGCGCCAGCAAACAAGTCCATCCAAGTCTCGCCATCGTCCGTACCAGACCACGCATTTCCATCTACGGTCCCGGCCAGTATCAACAATGACGACTCCATGCAGAAGCGGAAGAAAGGCATGTACTCCAATGCTCGAACGGACAGATCAGGGTCGGTAATCCAAGACATGTTGGCTGCGCATTCGTATGCTTTCCACCATAATATGACGTATCCCGGCGCTTGTTGGACTGATTCCAAGGCTCCCAACCAAGCTCGCATCAAGACAAATAAGCAGCTGTTTGCTGCTATTGGCCTCGAAGACGAACTCACCTACGCCTGCCCCACGAACATCAGTGACATAGTCAAACGAGGTCGTTACGCAAACGTTGATCGTCGGTGGTCTCGAGAATGGCTAGCATTTATTCGGTCCAGGGTAAAGTATCCCGAGAAAAATGTTTCCGCTGGTCACCAGACGGCAGTGCATATTCGCCGTGGGGATGTCATACCGTGCCCCAAAAATGGATTGCTGAAACGATACCGATACTTGCCGAACTCGTATTACCATGCTGTGATTGATACGTATGTTCCCTCCAATAGCACCGTCACAATTTACTCGGAAGAGGAGTCTTACGAGCCCTGGGACAATTTCAGGCAATACAACTTGCGCCTGAGTGCAAGTTTGGTGGACACGTGGCGAGATATGATGATGGCGGGCACTCTCATCCTTTCCAGGAGTACTTTTTCCCTTGTCCCTGCTCTTTTGAATAGGCACGGGACTGTATGGTATGCCCCGTTTGGGACGCCCAAGGTTGATGGCTGGGAAGTAGTCCCAGATAATATCACAGCAATGGCTGACCGTGACTCTGCCAAACTGAGAAAAAAGGACGCCTGTGTCGCAAAATGA
- the PK4a gene encoding kinase pyruvate kinase 4a (pyruvate kinase, similar to GenBank AY608680 but N-terminus differs, first intron results in frameshift between Phatr2 and AY608680, recent duplication of Protein ID 27502, chr_8:927538-929753), which translates to MLSSTSTIPKLDGEVVTLSVIKKPTETKKRRTKIICTLGPACWSEEGLGQLMDAGMNVARFNFSHGDHEGHGKVLERLRKVAKEKKRNIAVLLDTKGPEIRTGFFADGIDKINLSKGDTIVLTTDYDFKGDSKRLACSYPTLAKSVTQGQAILIADGSLVLTVLSIDTANNEVQCRVENNASIGERKNMNLPGVVVDLPTFTERDVNDIVNFGIKSKVDFIAASFVRKGSDVTNLRKLLADNGGPQIKIICKIENQEGLENYGDILEHTDAIMVARGDLGMEIPSSKVFLAQKYMIREANVAGKPVVTATQMLESMVTNPRPTRAECSDVANAVYDGTDAVMLSGETANGPHFEKAVLVMARTCCEAESSRNYNLLFQSVRNSIVIARGGLSTGESMASSAVKSALDIEAKLIVVMSETGKMGNYVAKFRPGLSVLCMTPNETAARQASGLLLGMHTVVVDSLEKSEELVEELNYELVQSNFLKPGDKMVVIAGRMAGMKEQLRIVTLDEGKSYGHIVSGTSFFFERTRLLDFND; encoded by the exons ATGCTTTCGAGCACGAGTACCATTCCCAAGCTAGACGGCGAGGTCGTCACGCTCAGCGTCATCAAGAAGCCCACCGAAACCAAGAAGAGACGCACCAAGATTATTTGTACCTTG GGACCTGCTTGTTGGAGCGAAGAAGGCCTCGGCCAGCTCATGGACGCCGGCATGAATGTCGCTCGCTTCAACTTTTCCCACGGTGATCACGAAGGACACGGAAAAGTCCTCGAACGTTTGCGCAAggttgccaaggaaaagaagcgCAACATTG CGGTGCTCTTGGATACCAAGGGTCCGGAAATTCGTACGGGATTTTTTGCCGACGGCATCGACAAGATTAACCTGTCCAAGGGAGACACGATCGTACTGACCACGGACTATGACTTCAAGGGCGATAGCAAGCGTTTGGCGTGCAGTTACCCCACACTAGCCAAGTCCGTTACCCAGGGACAAGCCATTCTTATTGCCGACGGATCACTCGTTTTGACCGTCTTGAGCATCGACACGGCTAATAACGAAGTGCAGTGTCGCGTCGAGAACAACGCTTCCATTGGCGAACGCAAAAACATGAATTTGCCCGGAGTTGTCGTCGATTTACCCACCTTCACCGAACGTGACGTCAACGATATCGTCAATTTTGGTATCAAGAGCAAGGTAGACTTTATCGCTGCTTCTTTTGTTCGCAAGGGAAGTGACGTGACCAACCTGCGCAAGCTCCTCGCCGACAATGGCGGTCCACAGATCAAAATTATTTGTAAAATTGAGAATCAAGAAGGCCTCGAGAACTACGGAGACATTCTGGAGCACACGGATGCCATCATGGTGGCCCGCGGTGATCTCGGTATGGAAATTCCTTCGTCCAAGGTATTTCTGGCGCAAAAGTACATGATTCGCGAAGCCAACGTTGCGGGCAAGCCCGTTGTCACTGCCACGCAAATGCTCGAAAGTATGGTGACCAACCCGCGTCCTACGCGTGCCGAATGTTCCGACGTGGCCAACGCCGTTTACGACGGCACCGACGCCGTTATGCTGTCGGGAGAAACCGCCAACGGTCCACATTTTGAAAAGGCCGTGCTGGTCATGGCGCGTACGTGTTGCGAAGCCGAGTCGTCCCGCAACTACAACCTGTTGTTCCAGTCGGTCCGCAACTCAATCGTCATTGCGCGCGGTGGCTTGTCTACCGGGGAATCCATGGCCAGCAGTGCCGTCAAGTCGGCCCTCGACATTGAAGCCAAGTTGATTGTGGTCATGAGTGAAACGGGCAAGATGGGCAACTACGTGGCCAAATTTCGTCCGGGCTTGAGTGTCCTGTGCATGACCCCCAACGAAACGGCCGCGCGGCAGGCTAGTGGATTGCTGTTGGGCATGCACACGGTCGTGGTGGATTCGTTGGAAAAATCGGAAGAGTTGGTGGAAGAACTCAATTACGAATTGGTGCAATCCAACTTTCTCAAACCCGGCGACAAGATGGTTGTCATTGCCGGACGCATGGCCGGCATGAAGGAACAGTTGCGCATTGTGACGTTGGACGAGGGGAAGTCGTATGGTCACATTGTCTCCGGCacgagcttcttctttgaaCGCACACGTCTGTTGGACTTTAACGACTAA
- a CDS encoding predicted protein translates to MDLSNKSFHDIFLQVMVGHPDDDIHRDAHMQDTRRSSHPNDTSPLPSDVVIGWRSLCGSVLPENIRAHAEAYSATAVSPHHSNTRRTTQATANSVTISNRTFPLDSKQLSDPSNVPASNHNENSYLYERHSPVPLVSPFLPDMTVWDNSMQLGLQPIFTDHDSTFASAFGKTYVSPETLPVPALPAPPPAFDRAHSLAFSVSSDCTSQSALFFHPISNPTHDPPVSPLKPCFLDTQEQPVVPDIVHNLPIEPRPTKKLRTTETINNDDLWPRALWPQPTPQLAINTTCAPLAPPPAQHDSQPVVLLPMPIVWPKTPPALNTNLTFDTPWLSAAQVATKKSDPVVKRNKDSEQISANILVASRPSVVDPRLATFLERFDNAEWRLQALQAKNAELQAKVQEAERQKRAMQQLAR, encoded by the coding sequence ATGGACTTATCCAACAAATCTTTCCACGATATTTTTCTGCAAGTCATGGTAGGGCACCCTGACGACGATATACATAGGGACGCCCACATGCAGGATACACGGCGTTCCTCCCACCCCAACGATACCTCACCGCTCCCATCCGACGTCGTGATCGGATGGCGTTCGCTGTGTGGTTCCGTCCTGCCGGAGAATATCCGTGCCCACGCGGAAGCCTATTCTGCAACGGCCGTATCACCACACCATTCCAATACTCGTCGAACGACCCAGGCTACCGCCAATTCTGTGACTATTAGCAACCGCACATTCCCGCTCGATTCGAAACAATTGTCTGATCCTAGTAACGTGCCTGCCTCCAACCACAACGAAAACAGCTATCTATACGAGCGTCATAGTCCTGTGCCACTTGTGAGCCCATTTCTACCCGATATGACGGTTTGGGACAATTCTATGCAGCTTGGTTTACAACCAATATTTACGGATCACGATTCAACGTTTGCCTCTGCTTTCGGCAAAACGTACGTATCTCCCGAAACCTTGCCGGTTCCTGCTCTCCCGGCGCCTCCCCCCGCTTTCGATCGGGCGCActccttggccttttcggtttCCAGCGACTGTACGAGCCAATCTGCTCTCTTTTTTCATCCTATATCTAATCCCACACACGATCCACCCGTTTCACCACTCAAACCATGTTTCTTGGATACACAAGAGCAGCCCGTGGTGCCAGACATCGTCCACAACTTGCCAATCGAACCCCGTCCCACCAAGAAGCTACGCACAACGGAAACGATCAATAATGATGATCTGTGGCCTCGCGCGTTGTGGCCACAACCTACACCGCAGCTAGCGATCAACACAACGTGTGCGCCACTCGCCCCACCACCGGCCCAGCACGACTCCCAACCAGTCGTATTGCTCCCCATGCCAATTGTTTGGCCCAAAACACCACCAGCCTTGAACACAAACCTGACTTTCGACACGCCGTGGCTCTCCGCCGCTCAAGTGGCCACCAAGAAAAGTGACCCCGTCGTGAAAAGGAATAAGGACAGCGAACAGATTTCCGCCAACATTCTTGTCGCCTCGCGACCTAGCGTGGTCGATCCACGGTTGGCTACGTTCTTGGAACGCTTTGACAACGCCGAATGGCGATTGCAAGCCCTGCAGGCCAAAAACGCCGAACTCCAAGCCAAAGTGCAGGAAGCCGAACGGCAAAAACGCGCCATGCAACAGTTGGCCAGGTAA